In one Oncorhynchus nerka isolate Pitt River linkage group LG7, Oner_Uvic_2.0, whole genome shotgun sequence genomic region, the following are encoded:
- the LOC115132779 gene encoding vesicular inhibitory amino acid transporter-like, with product MAHLIRHKIGNKLTNAANTVSNKSQAKVSGVFARLGFQAATDEEGLGFADCDDLDYDYRQGMQMDIMQGDEEGGEMDGGDELMEGDSHYQRDGTGPSPSSIKNTGACNELASEVKPKITSWEAGWNVTNAIQGMFVLGLPYAILHGGYLGLFLIIFAAVVCCYTGKILIACLYEENEDGILVRVRDSYVDIANACCQPRFPSLGGHIVNVAQIIELVMTCILYVVVSGNLMVNSFPNLPVSQKAWSVVATAALLPCAFLKSLKAVSKFSLLCTIAHFVINILVIAYCLSRARDWAWDKVKFYIDVKKFPISIGIIVFSYTSQIFLPSLEGNMQRPSEFHCMMDWTHIGACVLKGLFALVAYLTWADATKEVITDNLPSTIRAVVNLFLVSKALLSYPLPFFAAVEVLEKSFFQDGGRAIFPDCYGPGGRIKSWGLGLRCILVVFTLIMAIFVPHFALLMGLTGSLTGAGLCFLLPALFHLKLMWRKLLWHHVFFDVAIFVIGGICSISGCIHSVEGLIEAFKYGVEE from the exons ATGGCTCACTTAATTCGACACAAGATCGGCAACAAGCTGACCAATGCAGCCAACACGGTGTCCAATAAGTCTCAGGCCAAGGTCAGCGGAGTGTTCGCCAGACTGGGTTTCCAGGCCGCTACAGATGAAGAGGGTCTGGGGTTCGCGGACTGCGATGACTTGGACTATGACTACAGGCAGGGGATGCAGATGGACATCATGCAGGGCGacgaggaagggggagagatggacggAGGAGACGAGTTGATGGAGGGAGACAGCCACTACCAGAGAGATGGCACCGGCCCATCACCCTCCTCCATCAAGAACACTGGGGCGTGTAACGAGTTGGCATCAGAGGTCAAACCCAAAATTACGTCTTGGGAAGCGGGGTGGAACGTCACCAATGCCATTCAG GGGATGTTCGTCCTTGGGTTACCCTACGCCATTCTTCACGGAGGATACCTCGGACTCTTTCTAATCATATTTGCGGCTGTTGTATGTTGTTACACCGGAAAGATTCTTATTGCGTGTCTGTATGAGGAGAACGAGGATGGAATTCTGGTGCGCGTGAGGGACTCCTACGTGGACATCGCCAACGCATGCTGCCAGCCACGGTTCCCGTCTCTGGGCGGGCATATCGTTAACGTTGCTCAGATCATTGAGTTGGTCATGACCTGTATCCTGTACGTAGTGGTCAGTGGCAACCTGATGGTCAACAGCTTCCCCAATCTGCCGGTCTCGCAGAAGGCCTGGTCTGTAGTCGCCACGGCCGCCCTCTTGCCTTGCGCGTTCCTCAAGAGCCTCAAGGCGGTGTCCAAGTTCAGCTTGCTTTGCACTATCGCGCACTTCGTCATCAACATCCTGGTAATAGCCTACTGCCTCTCCAGAGCCCGCGATTGGGCCTGGGACAAAGTCAAATTCTATATTGATGTCAAGAAGTTCCCCATCTCCATTGGCATCATCGTCTTCAGCTACACGTCCCAGATCTTCCTGCCCTCGCTGGAGGGGAACATGCAGAGGCCAAGCGAGTTCCACTGCATGATGGACTGGACCCACATTGGAGCCTGCGTCCTGAAGGGCCTGTTCGCTCTGGTGGCCTACTTGACTTGGGCAGATGCCACCAAAGAGGTCATCACGGACAACCTGCCGTCCACCATCAGAGCGGTGGTCAACCTATTCCTTGTGTCTAAGGCCTTGCTGTCATATCCGCTGCCATTCTTCGCTGCTGTAGAGGTCTTGGAGAAGTCTTTTTTCCAGGATGGAGGGCGCGCCATATTCCCTGACTGTTATGGCCCGGGAGGGAGGATTAAGTCCTGGGGACTGGGCCTCCGGTGCATCCTGGTGGTGTTCACGTTGATCATGGCCATCTTTGTCCCTCACTTCGCACTCCTCATGGGCCTCACCGGGAGTCTTACCGGCGCCGGGTTGTGCTTCCTTCTCCCAGCTCTCTTTCATCTAAAGCTGATGTGGAGGAAACTTTTATGGCACCACGTGTTCTTTGACGTCGCCATATTTGTCATAGGGGGGATATGCAGCATTTCTGGTTGTATTCACTCAGTAGAAGGGCTCATCGAGGCATTCAAATATGGAGTCGAAGAATAA
- the LOC115131937 gene encoding PRELI domain containing protein 3B-like, with product MKIWTSEHIFNHPWETVTKAAMQKYPNPMNPGVVGVDVLNRHVDTQGRLYSNRLLSTEWGLPSLAKTLIGITRTNTYIQEHSVVDPKEKTFELQSTNISCTNIVSVDEKLTYRPHPQDPEKTILTQEALISVKGISLSSYLEGLMAKTISANAGKGREAMEWVIRRLNTEIEELAATAQATIRIPMAAAVAEK from the exons ATGAAGATCTGGACCTCCGAACACATATTCAA CCACCCGTGGGAGACTGTGACCAAGGCAGCAATGCAGAAGTATCCCAACCCAATGAACCCTGGCGTGGTAGGGGTGGATGTGTTGAACAGACATGTGGACACACAGGGCCGGCTATACAGCAACAGACTGCTCAGCACAGAATGGGGACTGCCCTCCTTGGCCAAGACT CTCATTGGTATAACACGAACCAACACGTACATCCAGGAACATTCGGTGGTGGACCCCAAGGAAAAGACTTTTGAGCTACAATCTACAAAT ATTTCATGTACTAACATAGTATCTGTGGACGAGAAGTTAACATACAGGCCGCATCCGCAGGATCCTGAAAA GACCATACTGACACAAGAGGCACTTATCTCTGTGAAAGGAATTAGTCTGAGCAGTTACCTGGAAGGGCTCATGGCCAAAACCATCTCGGCAAACGCAGGCAAA GGACGAGAGGCGATGGAGTGGGTCATCAGGCGGTTAAACACAGAGATCGAGGAGCTGGCAGCGACGGCACAGGCCACAATCCGCATCCCCATGGCAGCTGCAGTCGCAGAGAAATGA